The Argopecten irradians isolate NY chromosome 4, Ai_NY, whole genome shotgun sequence genome has a window encoding:
- the LOC138322106 gene encoding uncharacterized protein: MELVDFESNPDHDNEMDGAEECRFQLSVSGEERPAIADRMNTIPVMANATPNGNDVIPQVSHLSTSPMTIPVSSYPSMVTPQQPTPIYPGTYSGNQGYMPLGQQFGQFPPGMNPSVPYSMSNDVYDRIQPPYMSQPPPGYSQGYPMFPYGYRPGMYPNYGYPMPPPPGYLTHPPPGYTAIMPVVQRLPQGQVLPQGHLGEQSYDHLLLKMYNQNSPKVI, encoded by the coding sequence ATGGAGCTTGTAGACTTTGAGTCCAATCCTGACCATGATAATGAGATGGATGGTGCCGAGGAATGCAGGTTTCAGCTCAGTGTTAGTGGGGAGGAGAGGCCAGCTATAGCTGATAGGATGAACACTATTCCTGTCATGGCTAATGCTACACCTAATGGAAATGATGTGATACCACAAGTCTCACACTTATCCACATCGCCCATGACCATACCAGTGAGTAGCTATCCATCAATGGTAACTCCTCAACAGCCAACACCTATATACCCAGGCACTTATAGTGGTAACCAAGGATATATGCCACTGGGGCAGCAGTTTGGTCAATTTCCACCTGGCATGAACCCATCAGTTCCATACAGTATGTCTAATGACGTGTATGATAGAATACAACCCCCATACATGTCACAACCACCACCAGGGTACTCTCAGGGATACCCGATGTTCCCCTATGGGTACAGGCCAGGTATGTACCCAAACTATGGTTACCCCATGCCACCTCCACCAGGATATCTGACACATCCACCGCCTGGATATACAGCAATTATGCCCGTAGTTCAAAGACTGCCTCAGGGTCAAGTTCTACCTCAAGGTCATCTTGGTGAACAATCCTATGATCACTTACTCCTCAAGATGTACAACCAGAACagccccaaggtcatataa